From the Cloeon dipterum chromosome 4, ieCloDipt1.1, whole genome shotgun sequence genome, the window TCCTAGAAAGtgagcattaaatattttaatctcaatttttcCCCGCTTATTCATTATcgcgcaatttaaaatttaaaatcgttgTAATTACTGgctataaatatttagatttgatTTTACAGCTCAAAAATACAGTGAGCGAGCTGGTTTGGAGAAGACCATCAAGGAAATGTACCCAGAAAAGCTCATCcggaattgcaattatttactATCTACAGGTACCTGCGACTCACATgttgctgaaattttgagttacggggtaaaattgaaatcaaaacaattcGCTTCTGTccaccaaatttaatattatttcaccaGATGCGCCAAATTTTGTGTGTCTATCTGAGGGTTGCTGGCTTCGTGACGCAATTGCTGAAGCAGCTGGCTGAAAAGCAGCGCTTGCCAGAGTGGGAAATGCCAGCTGAGTGGCGCTGTGAAGACTACCTTCCCGATGAACTGGAGATGTACTTGCGGGACAAATGGAAGGAAGACTTGGCCAGTTCAGTCCTGCAGGTCCCGTTGAAAGAGGTCGCGTGGTGGAACAAGAAGGTGAAGCCACAAGAGATTAATCATAATCACACACTTGATCTTTTCAAGTGCAAGTTGAGCAGCATGCAGGTGCTTAGTTGGAAGCCGATCTCTTATTGCTCGCCACCTATTCTAGAACATTTTTATGTCATCGCACCCCTCATTGAGATACTCCTGAAGGTAATTAATAGTCCTTCACTTCTATGGGTTAATTGCAATcctatttttcttctaaattaattaattacatctTTATTGACTTTTGGGGAGGTCGCATATACACATCAGATTATGTTACATTCTCATCCATCCTCAGACTGTTTGTTCGCGGTTTTGCTGGCTTCGTCACTTTTAATTGAGTCAATTGATCAATTACGTCGCATCGATAGACAGTTCCCCTAAGGTCCCAAGGCAGGGTCCTGAGTTTACCGACTAGGTTGAAACTGGGTTAGACCAGATAGTTAAGCCCGCTTTTTTGGGATTTTCATCAAcacttaaatatatataaaataatataatgatgaacaaattttctgaCAGTGACATATCATATggtgaatataaaaatagacaAAGTTTAACCAGTGCAACCCTGCCTGCCAGGTTTTTCAGAACTCTGGTCCGCAAAAGCCACTTGTCAACatataataagaaaaattgtatttaataaatctagaaattaaataataattaacatcTTGCATTCAATGGGGActcaaatttcttgatttttatccTTTCAGCGAAACAAGAACAACCATCCTTTTGAAGCGCCTGCATGTGACCTTGCAAAGATTAGATTTAGTTGCGTCCAGTTAGCCGTTCCTCCTATTTTGGCTCTGAAGTACCACGAGCGAAACATCCAAGGACTGCACAGCATGAAGATTTCTGCGTGGTTCGCCTCATGGTGCACTGTGGTTCCCGTTAGGAATGTAATGAACCATCTGTTGGCGTCTTCAAAAGACGTCAATGCGGAGGAAAAGAAGCAACTGGTGGCCACAGGTCATACTCTGTTAAATTGGAACTGCAATGAGGCTTTGCTGCCTGAAGACCAAATATCAGACGCAATTGCTTTCCTCACCTGTAAAGATGTGCTCAGTCAATTCCTGACTAATTACACAATCAGGCAGCAATGGTTTGTTGTAGCCCTCTTTTCTATTCTCAAGGTACTATTTTCTTTTGCCTTAATAAATAACcctaattttaatgagaatcTCTATAGATTGAAAGGGAGACCATCCCCCTGCAAGTGTGGCCACTGCCTGTCGAACACATTGAACCTGTCAAAGAAGTACTCACGACTGTCAAGATGGTGAAGGAACTGACTCTGCTTGGTCTCTACTGCCACGAGAATGACATGTACGCAGAAATGCGGGAATTTACTGGCAAATTCCAAGCaatgatttcaatttgcttGAAAGCATTTACTGAAAAAGACTACAGTAGTCTTCGTTGTCTCAAGACTGAATGCTTCAAAGAGTTCAGTTTTAAAGGACAATATGTTAACCCCGCGTACTTTGAACTGGACGAAAACATAAGTTGCTATTACTCTGGGCACCCATGGTAAGGATAAACAATTAATACTAAAATGGGCTGCATttaatgatcaaaatttaaggaattttgagtactacAAGAGTCCTTCACAGAAAAAAGATCCatctattaaaattcatgatcCAATTGGCTTGGCGGAATGCAGTTACAACTTTTGGAAGGATCCTCCGTTGCTTGAAAACGGCGCCCAGATGCCACTCTTCAAAGGTGAAATAGCCAATTGGATTAGCCTTAAactcacatttttttacatatgtatatataattataggATTACTTGGAAGTGATGCTTACGCACTGGTTAGGAATAATTCGTGGAACAAGAAAGGGAAATTCGTCAAAGAAGTAGTTTCTGCAATGGCCTTCATGGGGTACATTCCAGCAGATGAATGTAGCAGAGTGGTCAATCTAGAATTGGAGATTGGCAACTTTGATAAGCCTCTGTCAGCAATGCAgggtgatttaatttatattaacgAGAATCAGCAAACCAGTTACAAATTGATCACAATAGGAAATTATACCCAAATGGATATCATTGGTAGAATTGGATGCCACTGTCTTCTTCTGCTGAACTACACAAACACATTCAAAGCACCTGACCAAGTGCTTTCTGAGTCAGCTGCCAAggtaataatttaactaatttacattttttaataattataacgaATTTGGTCCGTAGACTTTGGTTGGAAGTTTGGTCTATCTGTCTTATGAAATGTTCGAGATGAATCATCTTCACAGACTGGCTCTTCTGCTTGGGGATGTTTGCGGCTTTGAACCAGTTTCACCTCTGAAAGCCGAAGGGGGAGATTTCACTCACATTTTGGAATTCATAAGAGACGTCAAGGAGGCAGAATTATCCATACTCATTGATCAGAAGTCGGTAGAAAAAGATGAGTCTCTTAAAACAGAAGGTAACTGGTAGCGTTAACTGTTGTAAAAATCCATCATTATTGTTCATTCAGGCCCCATGGAGTTAGAGTGTGGCGTAGGTGTCTGTGGCTCGTGGCTTCGGGAGCAACTTGCACTCCAATTGAACTCCATTTGGTCGAGCAATGGATATGCTGCAGCCGCGCAGTGGGCTCCACTCCTACACTACCTCTACCCCTGCTACATTCATCTTTATGAGGAACAGCCCccaattgaagaatgcacaggcGTATTCTTTGGTCTAATTAGCCAGCTCATGTCAAGCCACCAGGACATTCTCCTGGAAGATGTACACACTGGAGatgttgaaattattgaacTGCAGATCAAAATGCCTTTATTGCTGAATAAGGTTAGTTCTTTTTCTTCATcgtactttttaaaaataggtggTTTGCCGTATTTTGTCTGGTGACTGGCGCGgcttacttaattttaaaaaatgaagtttgttAGATTTATTCAGGCTTGTGATTTAAGGCGATTGCTTGCAGGCCGGATTAGctaagtcaatttttttttgctcgacGGCGGCTGGTTATTTTCACTGGCGGCTGGCGTGAATTTCGATATTGCTTTACAGCTGGAAAACAtgttttctcctgcactttttcacTGGCGCTTAACCATACCAATTTCTATCTCTGCAACTGTtcgttttatttcctttttcaatgGTGGCTAGCACAGCTACACAATATTCAGAGCTGCCAGATAGCccttaattttgtaatttctccCTTTGCTGGTATTTAAATGTCATGTAATCTGTTTTGCTAGTtgttttttccataattttttcagcaaacttACTTCATATATGCATATGGCAGtcaaactgcaaaaaaatgctgaatttggatgcttgaaaaatattttcagccaaGCTGGTTTAACCCGGTCTTTAGACAgctaaattggcaaaaattagggagttaacataaaaatataacacaaGTAAATAACACATCTCcaccttaaatttaaaaattttcaggattaaaattaaaattacataaattttgcatcaaaaaaaaatattaactatatTTTAGTAgtaaaaatcctattttagcCATAAATtccaaaccaattttaaaaatgcccgGCAAATATTGCCTGTTTTTAACAACCCTGGTTAAAACCGGCCGGTCAAACAATggaatttgtaatttgaaccattacattttttatttgagcgTCCTATTGAGGAAGGTAGTCAAGTGTAGTTAAGAACTGCAGtgaaaagtattattttaaaagttgggAAAAGACTGCTATAAACTCTGTAACACAAATTATCTGAATTTCCTTGGTCTGACTAACAAATAgcaacttgaaataaattattgatctaAAATTATGCGTGGTAAAAACGGTAGCAAATTGACTAATTTATGACAAGAGCAGCGCTTTCTCTTGGATCAAAAGTAGAGGTCTGAGCCTGCCGCGCTGCTCCTAGCCAGCCAGCAATTTTGGGTCGCATGGGTTAGCCGCCAAGCACCGTGAATGTTGCTAAGCTGCACCAGCCGCCAATGAAAAAGgggcagaaattaaaaagtgcaggagaaaaaatgttgagCATTATCAAACTTAACGTTTTAAATATGGTTAGCTGCGACAGCCACTGCCGGCGCCTTAAAtatcgcggctgagacctctatcaAATGTACTTTTATCTCATTGCTCTTAGTgatgcttaaaattaattaacaacttttcttcattttcccCCAAATTAGTTTCTGCAAGTGATTAATTCTGTACTTGACCGGATGAATGGAGATCTGTGTCACAAACTGGCTGAAATTTTCTTGTGCACCAACTGGTGCTTATTTGATAATTCATCAAATGAACTCAGCAAGACTCTTGTGACTGATGCTACGAATATTTACTCTAATTCGTGGCGACTTCACTACAACATGCTGATCACGTTACTGTTGAAACTGACTGGAGTAAGTGcagaagaattttattaaaccaatttaacacacaatattttaattagatcaACATTGTTTACGGCAAAGACTACATTTTTGAAACGCAAAACCCTGCTCTATCCAAACCATTCAAGACTTTGATCATGGTTCACCGAGCATTTGATCAAATGTATCATGCTCTCAGGCTTGTAAATGGAACAGCAGAGTTTAAGGAATCAATGCGTGAGGCGTCCACTATTGAGTTCACATTGCACCCATTTCGCAGTTACTTTTACTACATGTATGGTTACTACTCAACACCAGCCTTTTAactgaaatataatttctctctttagTCTGTCCAGGTTTTATCGCCATAAAATGAATGAGGAGTCAATTTTTTGCGTCTGTTG encodes:
- the LOC135944181 gene encoding uncharacterized protein LOC135944181, with product MELECGVGVCGSWLREQLALQLNSIWSSNGYAAAAQWAPLLHYLYPCYIHLYEEQPPIEECTGVFFGLISQLMSSHQDILLEDVHTGDVEIIELQIKMPLLLNKFLQVINSVLDRMNGDLCHKLAEIFLCTNWCLFDNSSNELSKTLVTDATNIYSNSWRLHYNMLITLLLKLTGINIVYGKDYIFETQNPALSKPFKTLIMVHRAFDQMYHALRLVNGTAEFKESMREASTIEFTLHPFRSYFYYILSRFYRHKMNEESIFCVCCQVYWTYWQALCKARSLISQEMAFHELPNNSFVAAFIRGDFEETNLLIEPILPYARVAEDHIEIYKTASDMDWEFPLMENNGQPVVNMSDFSGFTDSKGSDDGKKKPGKAKKRFKPPKEVIKALQDAQKPPNKALQEEEKPGIEALQEAQKQQNDIEKHTCNWCKKSVNENFLTCEECLKTEFPNVHYYCSKSCQAAAWETFHEEEHLISELMKNFDSM
- the LOC135942303 gene encoding uncharacterized protein LOC135942303: MRQILCVYLRVAGFVTQLLKQLAEKQRLPEWEMPAEWRCEDYLPDELEMYLRDKWKEDLASSVLQVPLKEVAWWNKKVKPQEINHNHTLDLFKCKLSSMQVLSWKPISYCSPPILEHFYVIAPLIEILLKRNKNNHPFEAPACDLAKIRFSCVQLAVPPILALKYHERNIQGLHSMKISAWFASWCTVVPVRNVMNHLLASSKDVNAEEKKQLVATGHTLLNWNCNEALLPEDQISDAIAFLTCKDVLSQFLTNYTIRQQWFVVALFSILKIERETIPLQVWPLPVEHIEPVKEVLTTVKMVKELTLLGLYCHENDMYAEMREFTGKFQAMISICLKAFTEKDYSSLRCLKTECFKEFSFKGQYVNPAYFELDENISCYYSGHPWNFEYYKSPSQKKDPSIKIHDPIGLAECSYNFWKDPPLLENGAQMPLFKGLLGSDAYALVRNNSWNKKGKFVKEVVSAMAFMGYIPADECSRVVNLELEIGNFDKPLSAMQGNYTQMDIIGRIGCHCLLLLNYTNTFKAPDQVLSESAAKTLVGSLVYLSYEMFEMNHLHRLALLLGDVCGFEPVSPLKAEGGDFTHILEFIRDVKEAELSILIDQKSVEKDESLKTEGNW